The proteins below are encoded in one region of Clostridium estertheticum:
- a CDS encoding polysaccharide deacetylase family protein, producing the protein MKHIAFIYFNEAFKNQIEYTVNTIFQDYEVDVLIVSANDFKCLNQIFDLVISYGNIRDDICANMILLEGPLFSKEYLTLKSIPTDIQSHEGLPVFFMNSDEDYFTKSVENKFIVNIDIIQASFFFLTCYEEYVINEYDMYGRFNIEKSTLYIHDLLNRPVVNESIQWFVDTINLKYNFNIKKKNLWGEKNFQVLLSHDVDVVSKYLTFLREIRLQLSILLIDRKPIEVLRRIKGYIATELCKIEKDPCDTFNMILTMEKSKGYNSSFYFMADGKGYSPANKKVKEILKQISYGKNEIGFHPGLGTSDNENLFNKEFMIFKKNFRGIGKVGVRQHYLSFNAQKTWSIQEKYGINYDTTLCFPERAGFKGGYCLPYKPYDLKNDRIIDTWEIPLIVMDGSLMQYMKLDFTGSVKYIKELIQKVEIHKGVFVLLWHNSAISNEYNIHSRDIFQWFYDYIKTCNCDVTSGEDIISKYERTI; encoded by the coding sequence ATGAAACATATAGCATTTATATATTTTAATGAGGCATTTAAAAATCAAATAGAATATACAGTTAATACTATATTTCAGGATTATGAAGTAGATGTCTTAATAGTTAGTGCTAATGATTTTAAGTGTTTAAACCAAATTTTTGATTTAGTAATATCTTATGGAAATATTAGGGATGATATTTGTGCAAATATGATATTATTAGAAGGTCCTTTATTTTCAAAGGAATACCTAACTTTAAAATCAATTCCAACGGATATACAAAGCCATGAAGGATTACCTGTTTTTTTTATGAATAGTGATGAAGACTATTTTACGAAAAGTGTGGAAAACAAATTTATTGTTAATATAGACATTATTCAAGCTAGCTTTTTCTTTTTGACTTGTTATGAGGAATACGTCATAAATGAATATGATATGTATGGCAGGTTTAATATAGAAAAAAGTACATTGTATATACATGATCTACTCAATAGGCCTGTTGTAAATGAAAGCATTCAGTGGTTTGTAGATACTATAAATTTAAAATATAATTTTAATATTAAAAAAAAGAATTTATGGGGTGAGAAAAACTTTCAGGTATTATTGTCACATGATGTAGATGTGGTTAGTAAATACTTGACTTTTCTGCGGGAAATAAGGCTTCAACTAAGTATTTTACTGATAGACAGAAAACCAATAGAAGTTTTAAGACGAATCAAAGGATATATAGCTACGGAGTTATGTAAAATAGAGAAGGATCCTTGTGATACTTTTAATATGATTTTAACTATGGAAAAAAGCAAGGGATATAATTCTAGCTTTTATTTTATGGCAGATGGTAAGGGATATAGTCCAGCTAATAAAAAAGTGAAAGAAATCTTAAAACAAATATCTTATGGAAAAAATGAAATTGGATTTCATCCAGGGCTTGGTACATCTGATAATGAAAACTTATTTAATAAAGAATTTATGATATTTAAAAAAAACTTTAGGGGGATAGGCAAGGTAGGGGTTAGGCAGCACTATTTAAGTTTTAATGCTCAAAAAACTTGGTCAATTCAGGAGAAGTATGGAATTAATTATGACACTACGTTATGTTTCCCAGAGCGTGCTGGTTTTAAGGGTGGATATTGTTTACCTTATAAGCCATATGATTTAAAAAATGATAGAATTATTGATACATGGGAAATCCCATTAATAGTTATGGATGGGTCTTTAATGCAATACATGAAGTTGGATTTTACAGGATCGGTAAAGTATATAAAGGAATTGATTCAAAAAGTTGAGATTCATAAGGGTGTTTTTGTTTTATTGTGGCATAATTCTGCAATTTCAAATGAATATAATATTCATTCTAGAGATATATTTCAGTGGTTTTATGATTATATTAAAACTTGCAATTGCGATGTTACTAGTGGAGAAGATATAATTTCGAAATACGAGAGAACTATTTAG
- a CDS encoding O-antigen ligase family protein, protein MKFTGDLKDYYNYMKKYIYIILGLYMIIEIGLFIKIGKSNVLMFLCSIFVTLFVICSLILMFKDFITASKIYAISMPIIPMVFYIMHRLHMDEIGQVLYIAYFAIYLITMIREYKNGEIDLSRLTTKYRKISVLYVILLILAVISSVGSIHVLEAFKLVILSIVSMMVYSIGMLCYKKNNKDFFKDILLYLCIGVTLSSIPDIIVTIYNLIIRHNNQHLYGVLGSNFMLGYTIMIMPFILLYALNKELSGKYNKIYQLLLLIQIINFCGQKSRGILFTLAICFFVSIIIDRRNWKKYILISIVVFSCMTYNVMQRWDVEGIVDGIKITSPASLVTSNAKIWNRLINETKNRRPIWALALGMVKDHAYFGVGPGHFKYYYLQYGGNPKKMYIDAHNIVLDLVTEFGIIFSFAFMVAWLGALLKSVLDIIKNRKKDFKEFKWPGIIGITSLLIYGNITGQSFMASANPLSVAPAFVFTVVMILMIYPEGKSTN, encoded by the coding sequence ATGAAATTTACAGGAGACCTTAAGGATTATTATAATTATATGAAAAAATATATTTATATAATTTTAGGATTATATATGATTATAGAAATAGGACTATTTATAAAAATTGGTAAATCAAATGTGCTTATGTTTCTTTGTAGCATATTTGTAACGTTATTTGTAATTTGCAGTTTGATATTAATGTTTAAAGACTTTATTACAGCAAGTAAAATTTATGCTATATCAATGCCCATAATACCCATGGTGTTTTATATTATGCATAGGTTGCATATGGATGAAATAGGTCAAGTCTTATATATAGCTTACTTTGCTATATATTTAATCACTATGATTCGTGAATATAAAAATGGTGAAATTGATCTTTCAAGACTTACAACTAAATATAGAAAAATAAGTGTATTATACGTTATATTGTTAATACTCGCAGTAATATCTTCGGTAGGAAGCATTCATGTTTTAGAAGCATTTAAACTCGTGATACTTAGCATAGTCTCAATGATGGTATATAGCATTGGAATGTTATGTTATAAGAAAAACAATAAAGACTTTTTTAAGGATATATTGCTTTATTTATGTATAGGAGTTACATTATCATCAATTCCAGATATAATAGTTACAATATATAATTTAATAATTAGGCACAATAATCAGCATCTTTATGGTGTACTGGGTAGCAATTTTATGCTTGGATATACAATAATGATAATGCCATTTATATTGCTCTATGCTTTAAATAAAGAATTGTCTGGGAAATATAATAAGATATATCAATTATTATTATTAATTCAAATAATCAATTTTTGTGGTCAGAAATCAAGAGGTATTCTTTTTACACTAGCAATATGCTTTTTTGTTTCTATTATCATTGATAGAAGAAATTGGAAAAAGTATATATTAATATCTATTGTTGTGTTTTCTTGTATGACTTATAATGTTATGCAGAGATGGGATGTGGAAGGTATTGTAGATGGTATTAAAATAACCAGTCCGGCAAGCCTTGTTACGAGCAATGCTAAAATATGGAACAGATTAATAAATGAGACAAAAAATAGAAGACCTATATGGGCATTAGCTCTTGGAATGGTTAAAGATCATGCGTATTTTGGTGTGGGACCAGGGCATTTTAAATATTATTACTTGCAATATGGTGGTAACCCTAAAAAGATGTATATAGATGCTCATAATATTGTGCTTGATTTAGTTACAGAATTCGGGATTATATTTTCATTTGCATTTATGGTAGCATGGCTAGGAGCTTTATTAAAGTCAGTATTAGACATTATTAAAAATAGGAAGAAAGATTTTAAGGAGTTTAAATGGCCTGGAATTATTGGTATTACTTCTCTCTTAATTTATGGAAATATTACAGGGCAATCTTTTATGGCCTCAGCAAATCCATTAAGTGTAGCACCTGCTTTTGTTTTTACTGTGGTGATGATATTAATGATATACCCAGAAGGGAAATCTAC
- a CDS encoding glycosyltransferase gives MVKICFLADAQSIHTRKWAQYFSGIYNEIHIISMRKTDYVYESNVYVHVLRSISKNKLSYFLLIKDIKKLVKEINPDILHSHYATSYGLYGRMCNFHPFIISVWGSDIYEFPKGNIAKELLLKYILKGADKVCSTSYNMAEETRKYYNEDIIITPFGVDIDKFKCYTPILSSNNITIGVIKGLEKIYGIEYLIEGFSKVIHEYKGSKELKLLIVGDGTQKIKLESLVNELGINSNVTFTGKIDNDKVPEYINMMDIVCLPSLSESFGVSAVEACACGRPILATNVGGLKEIIFDDYNGFIIKQKSSEDIKLKIIKIIRNEVQMMEFSKNARKLVLEKYSWINNAKIMDNLYKKLVNIDK, from the coding sequence ATGGTAAAAATTTGTTTCTTAGCAGATGCACAAAGTATACATACCAGAAAATGGGCTCAATATTTTTCTGGTATTTATAATGAAATTCATATAATTTCTATGAGAAAAACAGATTATGTTTATGAAAGTAATGTATATGTGCATGTGCTGAGAAGTATATCTAAAAATAAATTAAGTTACTTTTTACTAATTAAAGATATTAAAAAATTAGTGAAAGAGATCAATCCGGACATATTACATAGTCATTATGCCACTAGTTACGGACTTTATGGGAGAATGTGCAATTTCCACCCTTTTATAATTTCTGTATGGGGTAGTGATATATATGAGTTTCCTAAAGGGAACATTGCTAAAGAGTTGTTACTTAAGTACATATTGAAAGGAGCAGACAAAGTCTGTTCTACAAGCTATAATATGGCTGAGGAAACAAGAAAATATTATAACGAAGACATTATAATAACCCCATTTGGTGTAGATATAGACAAATTCAAATGTTACACACCTATATTAAGTAGTAATAATATTACAATAGGAGTTATTAAAGGGTTAGAAAAAATATATGGAATAGAGTATCTTATTGAGGGCTTTTCAAAGGTTATACATGAATACAAAGGGAGCAAAGAATTAAAGCTTTTAATTGTTGGTGATGGTACCCAAAAAATTAAACTTGAATCATTAGTAAATGAACTAGGTATTAATTCTAATGTTACTTTTACAGGGAAAATAGATAATGATAAAGTACCTGAATATATAAATATGATGGACATCGTGTGTTTACCTTCGTTAAGTGAGAGCTTTGGGGTTTCAGCTGTTGAGGCGTGTGCATGTGGAAGGCCAATACTTGCTACTAACGTAGGTGGATTAAAAGAAATAATTTTTGATGATTATAATGGTTTTATAATAAAACAAAAAAGTAGTGAAGATATAAAATTAAAAATCATTAAAATTATTAGGAATGAAGTACAAATGATGGAATTCTCAAAAAATGCAAGAAAGTTAGTTCTTGAGAAGTATAGTTGGATTAACAATGCAAAAATCATGGATAATTTATACAAAAAACTAGTCAATATTGATAAATAG
- a CDS encoding CDP-glycerol glycerophosphotransferase family protein: MVKLIYTAQKKELVMNGKVMGLFEYIGNINIEDEAFRYLSYLENQKINGLKLEELYLYDNVPLYVFDRPTIYRKLNGLIFCIMVIMNTKDKINEDLEVETDDDIMEKVCDDVFNIKCNKIYNKKNIRPVSKVKLFRRFIRGIGSYSKFLLNNSLLNKKQCKQPFLVISHASDLNPVKGNKSGYYDTQLGQVIDKLKENYNIINFQQLNNKYIIDKTLNYHENFVPFELFIFYKRLKSKKYINNSLIVDNLIYINKLDFHFNELNLKNVMLNYVMKNLRQNYYSYLYELLVAEKFIDKLKIKKCLVVGEGDRGRCFIAAGNRFKIETYAVQHGIINETSSTYIINSKYKEVLVPKHTFVWGDNYKNLLISHTNVYNKENISVVGQVRTDTLVQNGYLKTVKRSGMLKIVYATQYFRDLLEPATIMLFKALSLMKEDYKLIIKLHPADLNFEFYEAMVEKFHIKNCKIMKDGDLYELIKWSDLIISVHSTVVVEAALMNKPSICIILPKYNDAGGFVKDGVSFGVKDENELLEYMVKINLENITLNNNMKKYITENFYKLDGKVTERIISIIENPYECFKGTVKNGDL; encoded by the coding sequence ATGGTTAAATTAATCTATACAGCACAAAAAAAAGAATTAGTAATGAATGGTAAGGTTATGGGTTTATTTGAATATATAGGGAATATAAACATAGAAGATGAAGCCTTCAGATATTTAAGCTATTTAGAAAATCAAAAAATTAATGGGTTAAAACTTGAAGAATTATATTTATATGATAATGTACCCTTATATGTGTTCGATAGACCTACAATATATAGAAAATTGAATGGTTTGATCTTTTGTATTATGGTTATAATGAATACAAAGGATAAAATTAATGAAGATTTAGAAGTAGAGACAGATGATGATATTATGGAAAAGGTTTGTGATGATGTATTCAATATTAAATGTAATAAAATATATAACAAAAAAAACATTCGTCCAGTAAGCAAAGTAAAGTTATTTAGAAGATTTATCAGAGGAATAGGGAGTTATTCTAAATTTTTATTAAATAATTCACTCCTTAATAAAAAGCAATGTAAACAACCATTCCTAGTAATTTCGCATGCTTCGGATTTAAATCCTGTTAAAGGTAATAAGAGTGGTTATTACGATACTCAATTAGGACAAGTTATAGATAAATTAAAAGAAAATTATAATATTATAAATTTTCAACAGTTAAATAATAAATATATTATAGATAAGACCTTAAATTATCATGAAAATTTTGTACCATTCGAATTATTTATTTTTTACAAAAGACTTAAATCTAAAAAATATATAAATAATAGCTTAATAGTTGACAATTTAATTTATATTAATAAATTAGATTTTCATTTCAATGAACTAAATCTTAAAAATGTTATGCTTAATTACGTAATGAAGAATTTAAGACAAAACTATTATTCATATTTATATGAGCTTCTAGTAGCGGAAAAATTTATTGACAAATTAAAGATTAAGAAATGTTTAGTAGTTGGAGAGGGAGATAGAGGACGATGTTTTATAGCTGCAGGCAATAGGTTTAAAATAGAGACCTATGCTGTACAACATGGAATAATAAATGAAACATCATCTACTTATATAATTAATTCAAAGTATAAAGAGGTGTTAGTTCCTAAACATACATTCGTGTGGGGAGATAACTATAAAAACTTATTAATATCTCATACAAATGTATATAATAAAGAAAATATTAGCGTTGTCGGGCAAGTAAGAACAGACACTTTAGTTCAAAATGGATATTTAAAAACAGTTAAAAGAAGTGGGATGCTAAAAATAGTTTATGCAACTCAATATTTTAGGGATTTACTTGAACCTGCTACTATAATGTTATTTAAGGCATTAAGTTTAATGAAGGAAGACTATAAATTAATTATAAAACTTCACCCCGCAGATTTAAACTTCGAATTTTATGAAGCTATGGTGGAAAAATTTCATATAAAAAACTGTAAAATAATGAAAGATGGAGATTTGTATGAATTAATTAAATGGAGTGATCTCATAATAAGTGTACATTCAACTGTAGTTGTAGAAGCTGCGCTTATGAATAAACCATCTATTTGTATAATCCTTCCTAAGTATAACGATGCTGGTGGGTTTGTTAAAGATGGAGTCTCATTTGGTGTTAAGGATGAAAATGAACTTTTGGAATATATGGTAAAGATAAATTTAGAAAATATTACTTTAAACAATAACATGAAAAAATATATTACTGAAAATTTTTATAAGTTAGATGGAAAAGTAACAGAAAGAATAATAAGTATTATAGAAAATCCTTATGAGTGTTTTAAAGGGACAGTTAAAAATGGTGATTTATAA